From a region of the Streptomyces sp. NBC_01454 genome:
- a CDS encoding 2OG-Fe(II) oxygenase produces MTLTTPERRTRPGALARRVAAADWPALTGELDELGCAPTPRLLGSANCRALIAHYDEERHFRSTVDMARHRFGSGRYRYFADPPPAPVQALREAFYPHLLTIARDWADKLGRPAPWPDTLEEWLTMCHQAGQRKSAQILLRYGAGDWNALHRDLFGEMVFPLQVVIGLNEQGTDYTGGEFLLVEQRPRAQSRGTATVLPQGHGLIFTTRDRPVRSARGWSAGPVRHGVSIVRSGHRHSLGLVFHDA; encoded by the coding sequence ATGACCCTCACCACCCCCGAGCGCCGGACCCGTCCCGGCGCGCTCGCCCGGCGCGTCGCGGCCGCCGACTGGCCGGCCCTGACCGGCGAACTCGACGAGCTGGGCTGCGCACCGACCCCACGCCTGCTCGGCTCGGCCAACTGCCGCGCCCTCATCGCGCACTACGACGAGGAGCGGCACTTCCGCTCGACCGTCGACATGGCGCGGCACCGCTTCGGCTCGGGCCGCTACCGCTACTTCGCCGACCCGCCGCCCGCCCCGGTCCAGGCCCTGCGCGAGGCGTTCTACCCGCACCTGCTGACGATCGCCCGGGACTGGGCGGACAAGCTCGGCCGGCCGGCGCCCTGGCCGGACACCCTGGAGGAGTGGCTCACCATGTGCCACCAGGCCGGACAGCGCAAGTCCGCCCAGATCCTGCTGCGTTACGGGGCGGGCGACTGGAACGCGCTGCACCGCGACCTCTTCGGGGAGATGGTCTTCCCGCTTCAGGTCGTCATCGGCCTGAACGAGCAGGGCACCGACTACACCGGCGGCGAGTTCCTCCTCGTCGAGCAGCGGCCGCGCGCACAGTCCCGCGGCACCGCCACCGTCCTGCCGCAGGGCCACGGCCTGATCTTCACGACCCGCGACCGCCCCGTCCGCTCGGCCCGCGGCTGGTCGGCCGGTCCCGTACGCCAC
- a CDS encoding methylated-DNA--[protein]-cysteine S-methyltransferase, with amino-acid sequence MMLYTTLDSPLGELLLVGEESATAPGGTALASVSLPGQKGAATVQDGWTRDPAAFAAIVQQLRAYFDGTLTRFSIEHLTRGTDFQQRVWKALEAVPYGTTTTYGGIAAEIGAARGAVRAVGTAIGANPLLIVRPCHRVIAADGSLSGYAAGPVPKRKLLGIEGVGPDAA; translated from the coding sequence ATGATGCTCTACACCACCCTCGACAGCCCGCTGGGCGAACTTCTGCTGGTGGGCGAGGAATCGGCCACCGCACCGGGCGGCACCGCGCTCGCCTCGGTGTCCCTGCCCGGCCAGAAGGGCGCTGCCACCGTCCAGGACGGCTGGACGCGCGACCCCGCCGCCTTCGCCGCGATCGTCCAGCAGCTGCGCGCGTACTTCGACGGGACGCTGACCCGCTTCAGCATCGAACACCTCACCCGGGGCACGGACTTCCAGCAGCGGGTGTGGAAGGCCCTGGAGGCCGTGCCGTACGGCACCACGACCACCTACGGGGGGATCGCCGCCGAGATCGGTGCGGCGCGCGGCGCGGTGCGCGCCGTCGGAACGGCGATCGGCGCGAACCCGCTGCTCATCGTCCGGCCCTGCCACCGTGTGATCGCCGCCGACGGATCCCTGTCCGGCTATGCGGCCGGACCCGTGCCCAAGCGGAAGCTCCTCGGCATCGAGGGCGTCGGCCCGGACGCCGCCTGA
- a CDS encoding AlkA N-terminal domain-containing protein, whose product MSNEDSRYEAVRSRDARFDGAFFFAVSTTGIYCRPSCPATTPRRRNVTFFPTSAAAQGSGFRACRRCRPDAVPGSAEWNARADVVGRAMRLIGEGVVDREGVRGLAARLGYSARQVQRQLNAELGAGPVALARAQRAHTARVLLQTTGLQAAEIAFAAGFASVRQFNDTIKEIYALTPSELRAARPGRTARYGPVATGVTAGTLPLRLAFRGPYAARQLFDHLQRRAITGIEDVSGEAGARTYRRTLRLPHGAGIAEVDEATGDGWLDCRLRLTELRDLTTAGQRVRRLFDLDADPYAVAERLGQDPVLAPLVAQRPGLRAPGAPDPHELAVRAVLGQQVSVAAGRTLGSALVAAHGEPLPEPAGALTHLFPRSEDLAQATLAELGMPQSRRAALRTLGAALADGTVILDAGADRDRTEHALLGLRGIGPWTAGYIRMRALGDPDVLLSGDVAVRAGMRRAGVPADALAAHAHGWRPWRSYAMHHFWNMPATEPATVRPPTTEGTGS is encoded by the coding sequence GTGAGCAACGAGGACAGCAGGTACGAGGCGGTGCGCAGCAGGGACGCCAGATTCGACGGCGCCTTCTTCTTCGCGGTGTCCACGACCGGTATCTACTGCCGGCCGAGCTGCCCCGCCACCACGCCCCGCCGCCGTAATGTCACCTTCTTCCCGACCTCCGCCGCCGCCCAGGGCTCCGGCTTCCGTGCCTGCCGGCGTTGCCGCCCCGATGCCGTCCCCGGCTCCGCGGAGTGGAATGCCCGCGCCGATGTCGTCGGGCGGGCGATGCGGCTGATCGGCGAGGGGGTGGTCGACCGGGAAGGGGTCCGCGGGCTCGCGGCCCGGCTCGGCTACAGCGCCCGGCAGGTCCAGCGGCAGCTGAACGCCGAACTGGGCGCGGGCCCCGTGGCCCTGGCGCGGGCCCAGCGCGCCCACACCGCCCGGGTCCTGCTGCAGACCACCGGCCTGCAGGCAGCCGAGATCGCCTTCGCGGCCGGCTTCGCCAGCGTGCGCCAGTTCAACGACACGATCAAGGAGATCTACGCCCTCACCCCGAGCGAACTGCGCGCCGCCCGCCCCGGGAGGACAGCCCGATACGGCCCGGTCGCGACGGGCGTCACGGCGGGAACGCTGCCGTTGCGGCTGGCCTTCCGCGGCCCGTATGCGGCGCGGCAGCTCTTCGACCATCTCCAGCGGCGCGCGATCACCGGCATCGAGGACGTCAGCGGCGAGGCGGGCGCCCGCACCTACCGGCGCACCCTGCGGCTGCCGCACGGCGCCGGAATCGCCGAGGTCGACGAGGCGACCGGCGACGGCTGGCTCGACTGCCGGCTGCGCCTGACCGAGCTGCGCGATCTCACCACCGCCGGCCAGCGGGTGCGCCGCCTCTTCGACCTGGACGCCGACCCCTACGCGGTGGCCGAGCGGCTCGGCCAAGACCCCGTCCTGGCGCCGCTGGTGGCGCAGCGTCCCGGACTGCGGGCGCCGGGCGCACCCGACCCGCACGAACTCGCCGTCCGCGCCGTGCTCGGCCAGCAGGTCTCGGTCGCGGCCGGGCGCACCCTCGGCAGCGCGCTGGTCGCCGCCCACGGCGAACCGCTGCCGGAACCGGCCGGCGCGCTCACCCACCTCTTCCCGCGGTCCGAAGACCTGGCACAGGCCACGCTCGCGGAGCTCGGCATGCCGCAGTCGCGGCGGGCGGCCCTGCGCACCCTCGGCGCCGCACTCGCCGACGGCACCGTCATCCTGGACGCCGGAGCCGACCGTGACCGTACGGAGCACGCACTGCTCGGTCTGCGCGGCATCGGCCCGTGGACCGCCGGCTACATCCGGATGCGCGCCCTCGGGGACCCCGATGTCCTGCTGAGCGGCGATGTGGCCGTACGGGCCGGCATGCGCCGGGCGGGGGTCCCGGCGGACGCTCTGGCGGCGCACGCCCACGGCTGGCGCCCCTGGCGCTCGTACGCGATGCACCACTTCTGGAACATGCCGGCCACGGAGCCGGCCACTGTCCGCCCACCCACTACGGAAGGCACAGGATCATGA
- the gcl gene encoding glyoxylate carboligase: MPRMTAARAAVEILKREGVRHAFGVPGAAINPFYAALKGAGGIDHTLARHVEGASHMAEGYTRTHPGNIGVCIGTSGPAGTDMITGLYSAIGDSIPILCLTGQAPTAVIQKEDFQAVDIAAIAKPVTKAATTVMEAAQVPGVFQQAFHLMRSGRPGPVLIDLPIDVQLTEIDFDPETYEPLPAFKPAATRAQIEKALTLLGASERPLIVAGGGVINADAAELLVEFAELTGTPVVPTLMGWGILADDHELNAGMVGLQTSHRYGNANFLESDFVLGIGNRWANRHTGKLDVYTRGRTFVHVDIEPTQIGKIFAPDYGIASDARAALELFIEVAKELKAAGELPDRGDWAASTQERKAQLQRRTHFDDIPMKPQRVYEEMNKAFGPETRYVTTIGLSQIAGAQMLHVYRPRHWINCGQAGPLGWTIPAALGVATADPAAPVVALSGDYDFQFMLEELAVGAQHRIPYIHVLVNNAYLGLIRQAQRTLDINFQVNLEFANINSPELGVYGVDHVKVVEGLGCKAIRVTDPSALGAAFEEAKKLAAEHRVPVVVEAILERITNISMAAAEIDKVNEWEEIATEPGHAPTAIKPLKV; encoded by the coding sequence ATGCCTCGAATGACAGCCGCCCGTGCCGCGGTGGAGATCCTCAAGCGGGAGGGCGTGCGCCACGCCTTCGGCGTGCCCGGTGCCGCGATCAACCCCTTCTACGCGGCGCTCAAGGGCGCCGGCGGGATCGACCACACCCTCGCGCGGCATGTCGAGGGCGCCTCCCACATGGCCGAGGGCTACACCCGGACGCACCCGGGCAACATCGGCGTCTGCATCGGCACCTCCGGCCCGGCCGGGACGGACATGATCACCGGTCTCTACTCCGCGATCGGCGACTCGATCCCGATCCTGTGCCTCACCGGCCAGGCCCCGACCGCGGTGATCCAGAAGGAGGACTTCCAGGCCGTCGACATCGCCGCGATCGCCAAGCCGGTCACCAAGGCGGCGACCACCGTGATGGAGGCCGCGCAGGTCCCCGGCGTCTTCCAGCAGGCGTTCCACCTGATGCGTTCCGGCCGCCCCGGCCCGGTCCTGATCGACCTGCCGATCGATGTCCAGCTGACCGAGATCGACTTCGACCCGGAGACGTATGAGCCGCTGCCGGCCTTCAAGCCGGCCGCGACCCGCGCCCAGATCGAGAAGGCGCTCACGCTGCTCGGCGCGTCCGAGCGGCCGCTGATCGTCGCCGGTGGCGGCGTCATCAACGCCGATGCCGCCGAGCTGCTGGTCGAGTTCGCCGAGCTGACCGGTACGCCGGTCGTCCCCACCCTGATGGGCTGGGGCATCCTCGCCGACGATCACGAGCTGAACGCCGGCATGGTCGGCCTGCAGACCTCCCACCGCTACGGCAACGCGAACTTCCTGGAATCCGACTTCGTGCTGGGCATCGGCAACCGCTGGGCCAACCGCCACACCGGCAAGCTGGACGTCTACACCCGCGGCCGCACGTTCGTCCATGTCGACATCGAGCCCACCCAGATCGGCAAGATCTTCGCTCCGGACTACGGCATCGCCTCGGACGCCAGGGCCGCCCTGGAACTGTTCATCGAGGTGGCCAAGGAGCTCAAGGCGGCCGGCGAACTCCCCGACCGCGGCGACTGGGCCGCCTCCACCCAGGAACGCAAGGCCCAACTGCAGCGCCGTACGCACTTCGACGACATCCCGATGAAGCCGCAGCGCGTCTACGAGGAGATGAACAAGGCGTTCGGCCCGGAGACCCGCTACGTCACCACCATCGGCCTGTCCCAGATCGCCGGGGCGCAGATGCTGCACGTCTACCGGCCCCGCCACTGGATCAACTGCGGTCAGGCCGGCCCGCTCGGCTGGACGATCCCGGCCGCGCTGGGTGTCGCCACCGCCGACCCGGCGGCGCCGGTCGTCGCGCTCTCCGGTGACTACGACTTCCAGTTCATGCTCGAAGAGCTGGCCGTCGGCGCCCAGCACCGGATCCCGTACATCCACGTCCTGGTGAACAACGCCTACCTGGGCCTGATCCGTCAGGCCCAGCGCACGCTCGACATCAACTTCCAGGTGAACCTGGAGTTCGCGAACATCAACTCGCCGGAGCTGGGCGTCTACGGCGTGGACCACGTCAAGGTCGTCGAGGGTCTGGGCTGCAAGGCCATCCGGGTCACCGACCCGAGCGCACTGGGCGCCGCCTTCGAGGAGGCCAAGAAGCTGGCGGCCGAACACCGCGTCCCGGTCGTCGTCGAGGCCATCCTGGAGCGGATCACCAATATCTCCATGGCGGCCGCGGAGATCGACAAGGTGAACGAGTGGGAAGAGATCGCGACCGAGCCGGGCCACGCACCCACCGCGATCAAGCCGCTCAAGGTCTGA
- a CDS encoding acyl-CoA dehydrogenase family protein, with translation MAEFTMELNDEQTEVRDWIHGFAADVMRPAAAEWDEREETPWPVIQEAAKIGLYSLDFYAQQFFDPTGLGIPMALEELFWGDAGIGLSIVGTGLAAVGVLANGTEEQIGTWVPQMYGDVNDVKVAAFCSSEPDAGSDVSSMRTRAVYDEAKDEWVLNGTKTWATNGGIAGVHVVVAVVDAELGSKGHASFIVPPQTPGLSQGQKFKKHGIRASHTAEVVLEDVRVPGHCLLGGKEKLDERLARARETAKSDGERVKNAAMATFEASRPAVGAMAVGTARAAYEEALEYARTRSQFGRPIIDNQGVAFQLADMRTQIDAARLLVWRASWMAATGKPFTSAEGSMSKLFASEVAKKVTAQAVQILGGNGFTREYPVERMHRDAAIYTIFEGTSEIQRLVIARTLAGMPIR, from the coding sequence ATGGCTGAGTTCACCATGGAGCTCAACGACGAGCAGACGGAAGTCCGTGACTGGATTCACGGCTTCGCCGCGGACGTCATGCGCCCCGCCGCCGCCGAATGGGACGAGCGCGAGGAGACCCCCTGGCCGGTCATCCAGGAGGCCGCCAAGATCGGTCTGTACTCGCTGGACTTCTATGCCCAGCAGTTCTTCGACCCCACGGGCCTCGGCATCCCCATGGCCTTGGAGGAGCTGTTCTGGGGCGACGCCGGGATCGGTCTGTCGATCGTGGGCACCGGGCTCGCGGCCGTCGGTGTGCTCGCGAACGGCACCGAGGAGCAGATCGGCACCTGGGTCCCGCAGATGTACGGCGATGTGAACGATGTGAAGGTGGCCGCCTTCTGCTCGTCGGAACCGGACGCCGGCTCGGACGTCTCCTCGATGCGCACCCGCGCGGTCTATGACGAGGCCAAGGACGAATGGGTGCTCAACGGCACCAAGACCTGGGCCACCAACGGTGGCATCGCCGGCGTCCACGTCGTCGTCGCGGTCGTCGACGCCGAGCTGGGCTCCAAGGGCCACGCCTCCTTCATCGTCCCGCCGCAGACTCCCGGCCTCTCCCAGGGGCAGAAGTTCAAGAAGCACGGCATCCGGGCCTCGCACACCGCCGAGGTCGTCCTGGAGGACGTCCGCGTCCCCGGCCACTGCCTGCTCGGCGGCAAGGAGAAGCTCGACGAGCGGCTCGCCCGCGCCCGTGAGACGGCCAAGAGCGACGGCGAGCGCGTGAAGAACGCCGCGATGGCCACCTTCGAGGCCTCCCGTCCCGCCGTCGGCGCGATGGCGGTCGGCACCGCCCGCGCCGCCTACGAAGAGGCCCTGGAGTACGCCAGGACCCGCTCGCAGTTCGGCCGCCCGATCATCGACAACCAGGGCGTGGCCTTCCAGCTCGCCGATATGCGCACCCAGATCGACGCGGCCCGGCTGCTGGTCTGGCGCGCCTCCTGGATGGCCGCGACCGGCAAGCCCTTCACGTCGGCCGAGGGCTCCATGTCCAAGCTCTTCGCCAGCGAGGTCGCCAAGAAGGTCACCGCCCAGGCCGTACAGATCCTCGGCGGCAACGGCTTCACCCGCGAATACCCGGTCGAGCGGATGCACCGCGATGCCGCGATCTACACCATTTTTGAGGGCACGAGCGAGATCCAGCGACTGGTGATCGCCCGGACGCTGGCGGGTATGCCGATTCGCTGA
- a CDS encoding TetR family transcriptional regulator, with the protein MERTERSGRQQSTTERRRRELLEAAERIVLRDGPDASMNAIAAEAGITKPILYRHFGDKGGLYRALALRHTDALLANLATALDAPVLRRDRVEATLDAYLLAIESQPQVYRFLMHPSDGDTASETGFDVGRHSAPLLRRLGEELAKVITDRLDLGPGGDLTARVWGHGIVGMMHGAGDWWLRERPCTREQLVTQLADLLWGQLAAVKDREGGPGF; encoded by the coding sequence ATGGAACGCACCGAGCGCAGCGGCCGCCAGCAGTCGACGACCGAGCGCAGGCGGCGGGAGCTGTTGGAAGCCGCCGAGCGCATTGTGCTGCGCGACGGCCCGGACGCCTCGATGAACGCCATCGCCGCCGAGGCCGGCATCACCAAGCCGATCCTCTACCGGCACTTCGGGGACAAGGGCGGGCTCTACCGCGCGCTCGCCTTGCGGCACACGGATGCCCTGTTGGCCAATCTGGCCACCGCGCTGGACGCACCCGTCCTGCGCCGCGACCGCGTCGAGGCCACCCTCGACGCCTACCTGCTCGCGATCGAGAGCCAGCCGCAGGTCTACCGCTTCCTGATGCACCCCTCCGACGGGGACACCGCGTCCGAGACCGGTTTCGACGTGGGACGGCACTCCGCCCCGCTGCTGCGCCGGCTCGGCGAGGAGCTGGCCAAGGTGATCACCGACCGGCTGGACCTCGGGCCGGGCGGCGACCTGACGGCACGCGTCTGGGGACACGGCATCGTCGGCATGATGCACGGCGCCGGTGACTGGTGGCTGCGCGAACGCCCGTGCACCCGCGAGCAGTTGGTCACGCAGCTGGCCGATCTGCTCTGGGGGCAGCTGGCCGCGGTCAAGGACCGTGAGGGCGGCCCCGGCTTCTGA
- the def gene encoding peptide deformylase, whose amino-acid sequence MRSRTIQGSSGRVQPLRLLGDPALTEPCQEVTAFDGVLRRLVEDMFATMYAAQGVGLAANQIGVPLRVFVYDCPDDEDRRHLGHLVNPRLVEADGPVFRGPEGCLSLPGIEAGTPRHDHTVVTGADVTGEPRTVTGTGFFARCLQHECDHLDGGLYVDHLTGLRRRRALRAAARAPWAAAAGASGG is encoded by the coding sequence ATGCGTTCCCGCACCATCCAGGGCAGTTCCGGACGTGTCCAGCCCCTGCGCCTGCTCGGCGACCCGGCCCTGACCGAGCCCTGCCAGGAGGTCACCGCCTTCGACGGCGTGCTGCGGCGGCTGGTCGAGGACATGTTCGCGACGATGTACGCCGCGCAGGGCGTGGGCCTCGCCGCCAACCAGATCGGCGTGCCGCTGCGCGTCTTCGTCTACGACTGCCCCGACGACGAGGACCGCCGTCACCTCGGTCATCTCGTCAACCCCCGGCTCGTCGAAGCGGACGGCCCGGTCTTCCGCGGCCCCGAGGGCTGTCTGTCGCTCCCCGGCATCGAGGCCGGCACCCCGCGCCACGACCACACCGTCGTGACCGGGGCCGATGTCACCGGTGAGCCCCGGACGGTGACCGGCACCGGCTTCTTCGCCCGCTGTCTGCAGCACGAGTGCGACCACCTCGACGGCGGCCTGTACGTCGACCACCTCACCGGGCTGCGCCGGCGCCGGGCGCTGCGGGCGGCGGCCAGGGCCCCGTGGGCCGCGGCGGCGGGGGCGTCCGGCGGCTGA
- a CDS encoding Mur ligase family protein — MAGNTDPLSPRAKLAVTAGKAAAAVSRAAGRGSGSVIGGRVALKLDPDLLARLAGHLDVILVSATNGKTTTTRLIAEALRASGPVVSNALGANMPAGITSALAGGSDAKYGVIEVDEKYLAGVARDVTPKAIALLNLSRDQLDRAAETRMLAEHWREGLAGSKALIIANADDPLIVWAASSSANVVWVAAGQEWKDDAWSCPSCGGVMQRPGEDWFCGECGFRRPTPSWALSGDHVLDPHGSAWPIKLQLPGRANKANATTSAAVAAAFGVPPQVALERMFSVQAVAGRYDVVTFMERELRLLLAKNPAGWLETFSLIDPPPTPVIMSVNARGADGTDTSWLWDVDYTRLAGHPLFVLGDRKLDLAVRLEVAGLDFHVCENLDEAARMAPPGRIEVIANYTAFQDLRRRVGN, encoded by the coding sequence ATGGCAGGCAACACGGACCCGCTGTCGCCGCGGGCCAAGCTGGCCGTGACGGCGGGCAAGGCCGCGGCGGCGGTATCGCGCGCGGCGGGCCGCGGCAGCGGATCGGTGATCGGTGGCCGGGTGGCGCTCAAGCTCGACCCCGACCTGCTGGCGCGGCTGGCCGGACACTTGGACGTGATCCTGGTGTCGGCGACGAACGGCAAGACGACCACGACACGGCTGATCGCGGAGGCGCTGCGGGCCAGCGGCCCGGTGGTCTCCAACGCGCTCGGCGCCAACATGCCGGCCGGTATCACCTCGGCACTGGCCGGCGGGTCGGACGCCAAGTACGGCGTCATCGAGGTGGACGAGAAGTACCTCGCCGGTGTGGCGCGCGATGTGACGCCGAAGGCCATAGCGCTGCTGAACCTCTCGCGCGACCAGCTCGACCGCGCCGCGGAGACCCGGATGCTGGCCGAGCACTGGCGCGAGGGCCTGGCGGGCTCCAAGGCGCTGATCATCGCCAACGCGGACGACCCGCTGATCGTGTGGGCGGCCTCGTCGTCCGCGAATGTGGTGTGGGTCGCGGCCGGGCAGGAGTGGAAGGACGATGCCTGGTCCTGCCCCTCGTGCGGTGGTGTGATGCAGCGGCCGGGCGAGGACTGGTTCTGCGGCGAGTGCGGCTTCCGCCGTCCCACGCCCAGCTGGGCGCTGTCCGGCGATCATGTGCTCGATCCGCACGGCAGCGCCTGGCCGATCAAGCTCCAGCTGCCGGGGCGCGCCAACAAGGCGAACGCCACCACGTCCGCCGCGGTCGCCGCCGCCTTCGGGGTGCCGCCGCAGGTGGCCCTGGAGCGGATGTTCTCGGTGCAGGCGGTGGCCGGCCGCTATGACGTGGTCACGTTCATGGAGCGGGAGCTGCGGCTCCTGCTGGCGAAGAACCCGGCCGGCTGGCTGGAGACGTTCTCGCTGATCGACCCGCCGCCGACCCCGGTGATCATGTCGGTGAACGCGCGGGGCGCGGACGGCACGGACACCTCGTGGCTGTGGGACGTCGACTACACCCGGCTGGCCGGGCACCCGCTCTTCGTGCTGGGCGACCGCAAGCTGGACCTCGCGGTGCGCCTGGAGGTCGCGGGACTCGACTTCCATGTGTGCGAGAACCTCGACGAGGCGGCACGGATGGCGCCGCCCGGACGGATCGAGGTCATCGCCAACTACACGGCCTTCCAGGACCTGCGCCGCCGCGTGGGCAACTGA
- a CDS encoding type 1 glutamine amidotransferase — translation MSDNSLRLVWIYPDLLSTYGDQGNALVVERRARQRGLDVQRLDVRSDQQIPTSGDIYLIGGGEDRPQRLAAERLIRDGGLGRAVSNGAIVFSVCAGYQILGHEFVNDLGERQQGMGLLDVVSTRGEAERCVGDVLADIDPQLGLPPLTGFENHQGVTHLGKTARPFAKVRFGNGNGVGDGYEGAYSDTVFGTYLHGPVMARNPHIADLLIKLALDVNALPPVEDRWYEALRQERIAAATQPA, via the coding sequence ATGAGTGACAACAGCCTGCGCCTGGTGTGGATCTACCCGGACCTGCTGAGCACGTACGGCGACCAGGGCAACGCCCTGGTGGTGGAGCGTCGGGCGCGCCAGCGCGGTCTGGACGTACAGCGTCTGGACGTACGCTCCGACCAGCAGATCCCCACCTCCGGCGACATCTATCTGATCGGCGGCGGTGAGGACCGGCCGCAGCGGCTGGCCGCGGAGCGGCTGATCCGTGACGGCGGACTCGGCCGCGCGGTCTCCAACGGCGCGATCGTCTTCTCGGTCTGCGCCGGCTACCAGATCCTGGGCCACGAGTTCGTCAATGACCTCGGGGAGCGGCAGCAGGGCATGGGTCTGCTGGACGTGGTGAGCACCCGCGGCGAGGCGGAGCGCTGCGTCGGCGACGTCCTCGCCGACATCGACCCGCAGTTGGGGCTGCCGCCCCTGACCGGCTTCGAGAACCACCAGGGCGTCACCCACCTGGGCAAGACGGCCCGGCCGTTCGCCAAGGTGCGGTTCGGCAACGGCAACGGCGTCGGCGACGGCTACGAGGGCGCGTACAGCGACACCGTCTTCGGCACGTACCTGCACGGTCCGGTGATGGCCCGCAACCCGCACATCGCCGATCTGCTGATCAAGCTGGCGCTGGATGTCAACGCACTGCCTCCGGTGGAGGACCGCTGGTACGAGGCGCTGCGCCAGGAGCGGATCGCGGCGGCCACCCAGCCCGCTTGA
- a CDS encoding 6-phosphofructokinase, protein MRIGVLTSGGDCPGLNAVIRSVVHRATADHGDEVIGFRDGWKGLLECDYRKLDLDAVGGILARGGTILGSSRVQPAHLRDGVERARGHVAELGLDAIIPIGGEGTLKAARLLSDAGLPIVGVPKTIDNDIAVTDVTFGFDTAVGVATEALDRLKTTAESHQRVMIVEVMGRHTGWIALHSGMAAGAHAIVVPERPFDIDELTARVAERFEAGKKFAIVVVAEGAKPREGSMSFDIGGKDMYGHERFAGVARQLSVELEDRLGKEARPVILGHVQRGGTPTAYDRVLATRFGWHAVEAAHRGDFGMMTALRGTDITLVPLAEAVETLKTVPVERYDEAECVL, encoded by the coding sequence ATGCGTATTGGTGTCCTCACCTCCGGCGGCGACTGCCCCGGCCTGAACGCCGTCATCCGGTCCGTCGTCCACCGTGCCACCGCTGATCACGGCGATGAGGTGATCGGTTTCCGCGATGGCTGGAAGGGCTTGCTGGAGTGCGATTACCGCAAGCTCGACCTCGATGCCGTCGGCGGCATCCTGGCGCGCGGCGGTACCATCCTCGGCTCCTCACGGGTGCAGCCCGCCCATCTGCGGGACGGCGTGGAGCGGGCCCGCGGCCACGTCGCCGAGCTGGGCCTGGACGCGATCATCCCGATCGGCGGCGAGGGCACGCTGAAGGCGGCGCGGCTGCTGTCGGACGCGGGGCTGCCGATCGTCGGCGTACCGAAGACCATCGACAACGACATCGCGGTCACGGACGTGACGTTCGGCTTCGACACCGCGGTGGGCGTTGCCACCGAGGCGCTGGACCGGCTCAAGACCACCGCGGAGTCCCATCAGCGGGTGATGATCGTCGAGGTGATGGGGCGGCACACCGGCTGGATCGCGCTGCACTCGGGGATGGCGGCCGGTGCGCACGCCATCGTGGTGCCGGAGCGGCCCTTCGACATCGACGAGCTGACCGCACGGGTGGCCGAGCGGTTCGAGGCCGGCAAGAAGTTCGCGATCGTGGTGGTCGCCGAGGGCGCCAAGCCGCGCGAGGGCAGCATGTCCTTCGACATCGGCGGCAAGGACATGTACGGCCACGAGCGCTTCGCCGGTGTCGCCCGGCAGCTCTCCGTGGAGCTGGAGGACCGCCTCGGCAAGGAGGCCCGCCCGGTCATCCTCGGCCATGTCCAGCGCGGCGGGACGCCGACCGCCTACGACCGGGTGCTCGCCACCCGCTTCGGCTGGCACGCCGTCGAGGCCGCGCACCGCGGCGACTTCGGGATGATGACCGCGCTGCGCGGCACGGACATCACCCTGGTGCCGCTGGCCGAGGCGGTCGAGACGCTCAAGACGGTGCCCGTGGAACGCTATGACGAGGCCGAGTGCGTGCTGTGA